From the genome of Xiphophorus couchianus chromosome 6, X_couchianus-1.0, whole genome shotgun sequence, one region includes:
- the LOC114146727 gene encoding arylsulfatase I-like isoform X2, producing MRAAATVLSVFLSLDFLSAQSQTDRINSSNAETGETGRKNQPHIIFILIDDQGYNDIGYHNPNIMTPTLDKLAAEGVILENYYVQPICTPSRSQLMTGRYQIHTGLQHSIIRPRQPSCLPSHLDTLPERLRQAGYATHMVGKWHLGFYRKACLPTRKGFDSFFGSLTGSVDYYSYRSCDGPGLCGYDLHENESVAWGQEGKYSTTLFTQRARKILESRSPTDGPLFLMLSLQAVHTPLQPPKSYIYPYHNMANVARRKFAAMVSTVDEAVRNVTYALRKYGYYRNSVIIYSTDNGAQPFTGGSNWPLRGRKGTYWEGGVRGVAFVHSPLLKRRRRVSRALLHITDWFPTLVGLAGGNITQSQGLDGFDVWPAISEGKESPRKEILHNIDPLHKHPTETKSRDDKPRKKAAAKIPSKGGALQNPKKQKKVLKQKLDKKSGFKLKTTKKPQIFSHEAAKKSKPVPKLKLKSGPKTKPEPELQPGIQSGGAPSGAFHRKSKTKSKRTTSQNHNQSQSRPAHTKPKKLLKEQLTPKPKQTFVQNQNTSQSGTSTPSPLWDTSVQAAIRVGDWKLLTGDPGHGDWVPPQMLPTLPGRWWNLERSSSPLSKPPSPKSVWLFNIATDPFERRDLADRRPDVVQQLLERLAHYNRTAVPVYFPPDDPRANPNRHGRAWAPWADGEEEAKYQGVYKKGKNAKKKRKKKKCRLCKLKSFFLKLNTGMMSNGI from the exons ATGCGGGCAGCTGCAACTGTGCTGAGCGTTTTCCTCAGCTTGGACTTCCTGTCAGCTCAGTCCCAGACAGACCGCATAAACAGCAGCAACGCTGAGACTGGTGAGACTGGGAGGAAGAATCAGCCGCACATCATCTTTATTCTGATCGACGACCAA GGCTACAACGACATCGGCTACCACAACCCCAACATCATGACCCCAACTCTGGACAAACTGGCAGCAGAGGGCGTGATACTGGAGAACTACTACGTTCAACCGATCTGCACGCCGTCACGGAGCCAGCTGATGACCGGCAG ATATCAGATCCACACAGGATTGCAGCACTCCATCATCAGACCCAGGCAGCCCAGCTGTTTGCCCTCACACCTGGACACGCTGCCTGAGAGGCTCCGCCAGGCCGGGTACGCCACACACATGGTGGGCAAGTGGCACCTGGGCTTCTACAG GAAGGCCTGCCTGCCCACCAGAAAAGGTTTTGACTCTTTCTTTGGTTCGTTAACAGGAAGTGTGGATTATTACAG CTATCGGTCCTGTGACGGCCCTGGTTTGTGTGGCTACGACCTGCATGAAAATGAGAGCGTCGCGTGGGGCCAGGAGGGAAAATACTCCACGACGCTGTTCACCCAGAGAGCCAGGAAGATCCTGGAGAGCCGCAGCCCGACGGACGGGCCGCTCTTCCTGATGCTGTCCCTCCAG gcAGTTCACACTCCTCTGCAGCCTCCCAAGTCCTACATCTACCCCTACCACAACATGGCCAACGTCGCCAGGCGGAAGTTCGCCGCCATGGTTTCCACGGTGGACGAAGCCGTCCGAAATGTGACCTACGCCCTCAGGAAGTACGGCTACTACAGGAACAGTGTGATCATCTACTCCACTGACAATGGAGCCCAGCCTTTCACTGGAGGGAGCAACTGGCCGCTACGAGGCAGGAAG GGCACGTATTGGGAGGGCGGGGTGCGTGGCGTGGCGTTTGTCCACAGCCCGCTGCTGAAGCGAAGGAGGCGGGTCTCCAGAGCTCTGCTCCACATCACGGACTGGTTCCCCACACTGGTAGGACTGGCCGGCGGCAACATAACCCAG AGCCAAGGTCTGGACGGGTTTGACGTTTGGCCCGCCATCAGCGAGGGGAAGGAGTCTCCACGAAAAGAGATTCTCCACAACATCGACCCGCTGCACAAACATCCGACTGAAACCAAGAGCCGGGACGACAAGCCCAGAAAGAAAGCAGCTGCAA AAATCCCGTCCAAAGGAGGTGCGTTGCAAAACCcgaagaagcagaagaaagttCTGAAGCAGAAACTGGATAAAAAGTCTGGATTCAAGTTAAAAACCACCAAGAAACCTCAGATTTTTTCCCATGAGGCTGCAAAGAAATCCAAGCCTGTTCCCAAGCTGAAGCTGAAGTCTGGCCCAAAGACGAAACCAGAACCCGAGCTGCAGCCTGGAATCCAGTCCGGCGGCGCTCCATCTGGCGCTTTCCACCGCAAATCCAAAACCAAATCCAAGAGAACCACGTCACAGAACCACAACCAGTCCCAGTCCAGACCGGCTCACACCAAACCAAAGAAACTGCTCAAAGAGCAGCTAACGCCAAAACCCAAGCAGACCTtcgtccagaaccagaacacatCTCAGTCTGGAACCTCCACACCGTCTCCGCTGTGGGACACGTCTGTCCAGGCCGCCATCCGGGTCGGAGATTGGAAGCTGCTGACTGGAGATCCGGGTCACGGAGACTGGGTCCCTCCACAG ATGCTTCCCACTCTTCCCGGCCGCTGGTGGAACCTGGAGCGTTCCTCCTCGCCGCTCTCCAAGCCGCCCAGCCCGAAGAGCGTCTGGCTCTTCAACATCGCAACCGACCCGTTCGAGCGGCGGGACCTGGCGGACCGGAGGCCAGACGTggtccagcagctgctggagcgGCTCGCCCACTACAACCGGACCGCCGTGCCGGTGTACTTCCCCCCCGACGACCCGCGGGCCAACCCGAACCGGCACGGTCGGGCCTGGGCGCCCTGGGCAGACGGAGAGGAGGAGGCGAAATACCAGGGAGTTTATAAGAAAGGTAAGAACGccaagaagaagaggaagaagaagaagtgccgGCTGTGCAAGCTGAAGTCGTTCTTCCTCAAACTGAACACGGGGATGATGTCCAACGGCATCTGA
- the LOC114146727 gene encoding arylsulfatase I-like isoform X1, whose product MRAAATVLSVFLSLDFLSAQSQTDRINSSNAETGETGRKNQPHIIFILIDDQGYNDIGYHNPNIMTPTLDKLAAEGVILENYYVQPICTPSRSQLMTGRYQIHTGLQHSIIRPRQPSCLPSHLDTLPERLRQAGYATHMVGKWHLGFYRKACLPTRKGFDSFFGSLTGSVDYYSYRSCDGPGLCGYDLHENESVAWGQEGKYSTTLFTQRARKILESRSPTDGPLFLMLSLQAVHTPLQPPKSYIYPYHNMANVARRKFAAMVSTVDEAVRNVTYALRKYGYYRNSVIIYSTDNGAQPFTGGSNWPLRGRKGTYWEGGVRGVAFVHSPLLKRRRRVSRALLHITDWFPTLVGLAGGNITQSQGLDGFDVWPAISEGKESPRKEILHNIDPLHKHPTETKSRDDKPRKKAAASTTDEIPSKGGALQNPKKQKKVLKQKLDKKSGFKLKTTKKPQIFSHEAAKKSKPVPKLKLKSGPKTKPEPELQPGIQSGGAPSGAFHRKSKTKSKRTTSQNHNQSQSRPAHTKPKKLLKEQLTPKPKQTFVQNQNTSQSGTSTPSPLWDTSVQAAIRVGDWKLLTGDPGHGDWVPPQMLPTLPGRWWNLERSSSPLSKPPSPKSVWLFNIATDPFERRDLADRRPDVVQQLLERLAHYNRTAVPVYFPPDDPRANPNRHGRAWAPWADGEEEAKYQGVYKKGKNAKKKRKKKKCRLCKLKSFFLKLNTGMMSNGI is encoded by the exons ATGCGGGCAGCTGCAACTGTGCTGAGCGTTTTCCTCAGCTTGGACTTCCTGTCAGCTCAGTCCCAGACAGACCGCATAAACAGCAGCAACGCTGAGACTGGTGAGACTGGGAGGAAGAATCAGCCGCACATCATCTTTATTCTGATCGACGACCAA GGCTACAACGACATCGGCTACCACAACCCCAACATCATGACCCCAACTCTGGACAAACTGGCAGCAGAGGGCGTGATACTGGAGAACTACTACGTTCAACCGATCTGCACGCCGTCACGGAGCCAGCTGATGACCGGCAG ATATCAGATCCACACAGGATTGCAGCACTCCATCATCAGACCCAGGCAGCCCAGCTGTTTGCCCTCACACCTGGACACGCTGCCTGAGAGGCTCCGCCAGGCCGGGTACGCCACACACATGGTGGGCAAGTGGCACCTGGGCTTCTACAG GAAGGCCTGCCTGCCCACCAGAAAAGGTTTTGACTCTTTCTTTGGTTCGTTAACAGGAAGTGTGGATTATTACAG CTATCGGTCCTGTGACGGCCCTGGTTTGTGTGGCTACGACCTGCATGAAAATGAGAGCGTCGCGTGGGGCCAGGAGGGAAAATACTCCACGACGCTGTTCACCCAGAGAGCCAGGAAGATCCTGGAGAGCCGCAGCCCGACGGACGGGCCGCTCTTCCTGATGCTGTCCCTCCAG gcAGTTCACACTCCTCTGCAGCCTCCCAAGTCCTACATCTACCCCTACCACAACATGGCCAACGTCGCCAGGCGGAAGTTCGCCGCCATGGTTTCCACGGTGGACGAAGCCGTCCGAAATGTGACCTACGCCCTCAGGAAGTACGGCTACTACAGGAACAGTGTGATCATCTACTCCACTGACAATGGAGCCCAGCCTTTCACTGGAGGGAGCAACTGGCCGCTACGAGGCAGGAAG GGCACGTATTGGGAGGGCGGGGTGCGTGGCGTGGCGTTTGTCCACAGCCCGCTGCTGAAGCGAAGGAGGCGGGTCTCCAGAGCTCTGCTCCACATCACGGACTGGTTCCCCACACTGGTAGGACTGGCCGGCGGCAACATAACCCAG AGCCAAGGTCTGGACGGGTTTGACGTTTGGCCCGCCATCAGCGAGGGGAAGGAGTCTCCACGAAAAGAGATTCTCCACAACATCGACCCGCTGCACAAACATCCGACTGAAACCAAGAGCCGGGACGACAAGCCCAGAAAGAAAGCAGCTGCAAGTACGACGGACG AAATCCCGTCCAAAGGAGGTGCGTTGCAAAACCcgaagaagcagaagaaagttCTGAAGCAGAAACTGGATAAAAAGTCTGGATTCAAGTTAAAAACCACCAAGAAACCTCAGATTTTTTCCCATGAGGCTGCAAAGAAATCCAAGCCTGTTCCCAAGCTGAAGCTGAAGTCTGGCCCAAAGACGAAACCAGAACCCGAGCTGCAGCCTGGAATCCAGTCCGGCGGCGCTCCATCTGGCGCTTTCCACCGCAAATCCAAAACCAAATCCAAGAGAACCACGTCACAGAACCACAACCAGTCCCAGTCCAGACCGGCTCACACCAAACCAAAGAAACTGCTCAAAGAGCAGCTAACGCCAAAACCCAAGCAGACCTtcgtccagaaccagaacacatCTCAGTCTGGAACCTCCACACCGTCTCCGCTGTGGGACACGTCTGTCCAGGCCGCCATCCGGGTCGGAGATTGGAAGCTGCTGACTGGAGATCCGGGTCACGGAGACTGGGTCCCTCCACAG ATGCTTCCCACTCTTCCCGGCCGCTGGTGGAACCTGGAGCGTTCCTCCTCGCCGCTCTCCAAGCCGCCCAGCCCGAAGAGCGTCTGGCTCTTCAACATCGCAACCGACCCGTTCGAGCGGCGGGACCTGGCGGACCGGAGGCCAGACGTggtccagcagctgctggagcgGCTCGCCCACTACAACCGGACCGCCGTGCCGGTGTACTTCCCCCCCGACGACCCGCGGGCCAACCCGAACCGGCACGGTCGGGCCTGGGCGCCCTGGGCAGACGGAGAGGAGGAGGCGAAATACCAGGGAGTTTATAAGAAAGGTAAGAACGccaagaagaagaggaagaagaagaagtgccgGCTGTGCAAGCTGAAGTCGTTCTTCCTCAAACTGAACACGGGGATGATGTCCAACGGCATCTGA